In the Syntrophorhabdus sp. genome, AGGCGCGGCCGTTATTGACACTCTCGGGAGGGAGGGGTAACGTCTTCCCAGTACATCGACAATCATCGTTGCTCGTCAGACCCGGCAGAGAAAAGATGTGAAGGATGTCCCCAGGGTTCCACTCATCTCGATCCGCTCTTCCTGACAGCGTCATCGAGCGCCTTCCGGGGATCGCAGCGATTACCACGGAGACAATCAAGGAAGAAATATGGCTCGATCTCTCCACGGCGCACGATGTATGAATACGGACGGGATGCCAGCGATATCCCGAAATGAAGATGGCTCGGGGTATGCTTCGCGTTACCCGATGCCCCGATGTACCCGAGAATCTCACCCGGTTTCACCCTTTTACCCACGGTTATGCCGGCGGCGATCCCGTTCAGGTGGCTCCCATAGTAACGGTACCCGTCGTCCCCGGTAATGCTTACCCATATTCCGCCCTTCATGGCAGGGTCCCGGGTCTTTTCCCAGAGATCCGTCTCCTGGACATCCTCGACCGTACCCGGAACGGGCGAAACGAAGGCGGTGCCTTTCTTCGCGAATATATCTATGCCCGGATAACCATGCCCTCCCCTTTTGAACGACGCGCTCTTTGCCGGTTGAACAGGAAAGACATGGGATATTTCGGCTGCCCCGGCAACCAGGCAGAAAATGGTGATAAGGAAAAGAATAGGCGCGCACAATATTCTCATCTACCTGATCCTGTAATGTCCCGTGATGGGGAACTCGAAGAGCCTGTCTTCCTCTTTAGTTCCTGCCCCGATATTATGGATGATAAGCGGCTGCCCCGAAGGGCTTTTCCTGTCGCTGACGATCATGATGTGGGGAAGACCGGGAGGCACGATGCAGGCGATGAAGTCCCCCGCCCTGTAGTCGGCTGCCTTTTTTGAGATGGGCACGGAATATCCCCGGCGTTCGAAATACGTCATGAGGTTTGCCACACGCCGATGATCGATGTTCGTATCGGGCGCCTTGAGCCCCCATTTGGCGGGATACTTTTTGAAATTCCCTCGCATATCCTCGTTAATCAGTTCCTGGAGGTCCATACCGGGTCCGGAGCGAAGAGCACGGATGAGAACATCCGTGCAAACGCCTCTCTCCGCGGGAACGTCTCCATTGGGACAGGCGATAGATCTATAAGCCGGATCGTATGTGGTCGTGACACCGATCTGCTGGCGGGCTGCACGCGCTATGGACATTCCCGTATCGTTCCCGGACCTTACCGCCGATGTCCCGCCTGCATTCTTTTCCGCCTGCACCCGGGCCGATGCTCCAAATCCCATCAGGAGGCACGCCGACAGCAGGAGAATTAAAAAACAATCTCGAACCGGCATCTATGTGTCCCTTCGCAACCCCGTTCTCGATGCGTTCTTGCTGCACCATTCTATCACAACCCGGTTCGCAAAACAGCTTCCTCTGATTTTCGGGGACGCCCTAGCTGCCCTCCATCCTCCGGGTTACCACCGCCCAGTCTTCCTTGATGAACTCGAGGATCTGCCGGGCCCGCTCGGAATAGAGGATGATCCCCTCCCAGTTCGGCCGTCCTTCCACCTTCTCCATGAGAAGGCCGTCTTCGCCGAACCATCTGGGGAAGGGCCCACAGAAGAAATAGCCCCTCGAGCGCAAGGCTTCGACGCATCCGGCAACCCACGGCCAGGAAAGGTTGAGCCATACCTGCATTACGGTAACGCCCCTGCTTTGGGCCGCCTTTTCTTCCGAGTCCAGGACGGTCTCGAAATCGGAGCCCGCCTCGTTGACGGTGATCCTTGCCACCCCTGCGCACTCGAAGATCTGGACGGTGAGATCGGTGGACCGGTCGGCAGGCAGCCTTTCGTCCGACCGCTCGAAGGCGCGGCTGTCATCAAATGCGTTGTAGATATACGTTAGGTGATCGCCGTAGACCTCGGGAACATGGATCGTATGGGGCCGGGGAACAATGGTCCTTGTGGAAACGACAGTCGAAACCCGTCCTGAAACGTTCTCGTCTTTTTCATAGGCTTCAGAAGGCATGAGATCGATCTCGATGGCGGTCTCGACGGCCTTGAAAACGCCTGAGCTTTTTTGCATCAGGACATGATTGCACACCACCTCCCCGAAGAAGGCGTCGAGGCCGGGCGATACAAGAGCCACCTTCACGAGGCGGCGCACCAGGAGGCCAAGGACAGCTGTGCTCCGATACCCGGCTGAGACCATGCTGAGTCCCATCTCGTAGAGTCTCTGATTCGGAGCGGACCGGTAAAAGGACGAGAAACCCACAATATCCCCCTCGGGAGTACGGGCGACCACAGGGATATATTCCTGTCTGTCGACCGCCCTCGTAAACTCTTCAGGGTCGTAGACTATGTTTACCGGATATCCGTCACCATAGACCTCTTTGAAGAGCCCGGAAACCCCTTCCGCGTCGCCGGGGCGAAACACATCGATTCGAAATCCGGATCCGTTCACACGCTTTCCCCTCATTCTTGTCAACTCATTCCGCGCAATTGTAGCCCAGCCAGAATCAATAAGCAACCTTCGCCGTAAGGCATGGCAAAGAACAGTGCCGGGGGATACCCCCTGAACTGCCCCCGGCTGCCCGCGGCTGCCCCCGGTTGACAGGTGTATATTATAGAGATATACTTTGACCATGATATCTGACCTTCTCCTGAAGTGCACCGGGTTCGAATGGGACAGGCACAATTCAGAGAAGATCAAAGCACGGCACAACGTGACACCGGTTGAATGCGAGCAGGTATTCTTCAATATTCCCGTCGTTTCCGGCGATGACGAAAAGCACTCGGAGAAGGAGAACCGCTTCTACGTGTTAGGGCAGACGGACTCCGGCAGGCTATTGTTCCTGGTCTTCACGGTTCGCAGGGACAAGGTACGGATCATATCTGCAAGAGACATGAACAGGAAAGAGAGGAGGGCCTATCAAACCCATGAAGAAGATCCCCCGGTTCAAAAGTGAAGAAGAGGAAAGGGATTTCTGGAGAACCCACGATTCCACCGAATACGTGGACTGGAAAAAAGCGCGAAGACTCACGCTTGCCAACCTGAAACCCTCCGTGAAAACGATCTCTCTCCGCCTCCCTGAATCCATGCTTGAAGAACTGAAGCTTCTGGCGAACAAGCGCGACGTACCATACCAGTCTCTGGTCAAGGTGTTTCTGTCCGACAGGATTGAACAGGAACTCTCGGCAAAAGGACATGACAGGTCATCGCATCGGATCGCTGACAAGTCCGGCTCCCGCTAAACCCCGGCGTTACCCGACAGTAAGCAGACTTCAAATCCGGGAGAAGCTGAATAGCACGGATCGATCCTCATGATCACCCGGCAGCAAGGAAACATCACAAGACAAACATCGACGTGCGTGATGCACTGATGCCGCACTATTAGGAGCACCCCGCCGGTTACCCCCCCTGAAAAGTTTTGCACTTTCTCTTCCTCCCGGAAGTAATATCCTCATACCTGAATCCCACAGGATGGCAGGAGGAGTTCGTGGAAAAAGATCGCGCCTTTCGTTCCATGCTTTTTGCCCTTTGGTCTGTTCTCTTATGCTTTGTCGGGTTAAACCCTATCGGGGTGTTTCTGTTCCTGTGGGTGCTCGCCATCCCGGCATGGATGCTGGCACGCCTGGGACTCTATCACGGGATAAGAGCTATTCGGCTGCGTGAATCCCGCCGGACCCTCGCAATCCTTGGCACCGTGATTTGCACAATAGTCGTATTGTTGCCCCTGTACCCTATGGTCTGGCAATGGTATATCCACCATCGCCGATGATCCGCCCCCGCACAGAAGAAAGGAGAGATGATTATGGGTAGCTGTAAGGCACGAGTCTATTACAATCTGGAAGGAATGCCCCATACGTGGGTTCGACTCTCGGGGCTCGATGGCGCTACGGAGACCAAAGGCTTCGCTCCGGCGGAAGCGTCACGATATTCAAGGAACTTGGAAATGATCCGAATCTGCTCAATGATCTTTCAATGAAGATACGTTCCCAGGGTCCGAACTGCGATCTCCTCAATGGAACTGAAGCGCAGGAAGCAATGGAGAGCGGGTACTGGCCGGGGCCGTACATTCATTCTCCGGGTATGTAAGACCGATTATCCTCATTGGGGAGAGACCCAGGGGGACATTCGTTAACAAGTTAACTCAACCCACAGAAGGATCGGGCACCTCATTTTCGTGAAGAAAAGTAAGAAAAGAGTTCTACTCACAGAATTCTAACAGCGATCGAGAAATAGATGGTCAACCCCACAAAATCCACCACGGTGGTGATAAGGGGGCTGCTTGCGACCGCCGGGTCCATGTTAAGCCTGTTGAGCAGAAAAGGTAGTCCTACGCCAATGAGGTTCGATACCAGAACGATAGCCGTCATGGTCAGGAAAATGATAACCGCCATGTCAAACCCTCCGCGATAGAATCCCAGGAACCACGTCGCCAGACCCAGGGTCACACCGAGACCCAGACCCACCAGGAGTTCCTTTCCCACGGCCCACAGCCACTGGTCGGCCCTGAGGTCACCGGTGGCTATGGCTCGGACCATCAGCGTGGCGGACTGGGCCCCCGCGTTTCCCCCGGTTGCTATCAGAAGAGGTATAAAGAACGAGAGCGCGATGGATGATATCAGCAGTTCTTCATGACGCGCGATCACGTGGCCTGAAGCCATATTGACAACGATCAGTGCCGCCAGCCACCCTATTCTTTTGCGGTATAACGACCAGAAACCCGATTCACGGTAGCTCATCTTCAGCGGGGCAACAGCCGCCACCCGGTGGAAATCCTCGGTGGCCTCCTCTTCGGCCACATCGAGGACATCGTCAACGGTGACAGTGCCGAGCAGCACACCCTCGGAATCAACAACGGGTAGCGCGACGAGGTCATAGTGCTGGATCATGCGCACGGCCTCTTCCCGGTCTTCCAAAGCCTTGATACAGATGAAATTATGGTCCATGATCTGTTCCACGGTCTGCTCCATGGGTGCCAGGATGAACCTTCTCAATTCCAGGGCATCGATAAGCTTCCACGATGGATCGACCACGTAGATCACGTTGATGGTCTCGCTGTCCTTCCCTTTCTTGCGTATATGCCTGAGGGCATGGTCGATGGACCATTCCGCCTGGACGGCCACGTAATCAGGCGACATAAGCCTTCCAACGCTCTCCTGGGGAAAACCTAGAAGCTGGAGGGTCTGTCTCCGATCTCTGGGGTTCAGGAGATTGAGAAGCCTCTGGGTGGCAAGGCCGGGCAGTTCCTCGAAGAACTCCGCACGGTCGTCCGGACTGAGTTCGGCAAGCAGGCGACGTGTCTCTTCGTCCGTTAGTTCCTTGAGCAGGTCGTCCTTCCTCCTGGATTCAAGGTACGAGAACGCCTCCCCTGCCAGTTGCCGGGGCAGGAGGGAAAAGAGAAGCATCCTGTCCGTCTTGTCCATATCCGGCAGGAGATCGGCAATATCCGGCGCTGGAGTATCGCTAAGCAACTCCCTTGTTTTGGCCCACTCCCTTGCGGAGAGCAGTTCCTTGATCTCGGTCTTTACCCTGTCTTGTTCTTTCATGGCTAACCCTCGCCCCGTCATGATGTCCGGAGCACAGTGCCATCTTCATCTCCAGACCTTTTCTCTTTCAAGGGGGCCTCACAGTCGAACGGTCTCCGGATATCTCCGGGGTTCTGAAAGAATGACGCGAAAAGCACCCGAGAATTGAGTTATGTGCTGCCAACGGACCCCTGGGTGCCCCGTGTCAGCGTCCGCTGTTTATTAACGAAACCTGGTCATTCAGGGTCCAAAGGTCATAGAGGTAACCTATGCCGAAGATCCCGCCCGAGACCAAATAAACGATCCCCGTAAGCCACTTTCCCATGTAAAAGCGGTGTATGCCGAACAATCCGAGAAATGTCAGCAGGATCCATGCTACCGTGTAGTCAAGATTGCCGCTGTGATACCTGAGATCG is a window encoding:
- a CDS encoding TM2 domain-containing protein is translated as MSNPNDTHLKSVGYILWIFGFTGSHRFYYGKPVTGTIWFFTLGLLFVGWIIDLFLIPSMDRQADLRYHSGNLDYTVAWILLTFLGLFGIHRFYMGKWLTGIVYLVSGGIFGIGYLYDLWTLNDQVSLINSGR
- the mgtE gene encoding magnesium transporter; translation: MKEQDRVKTEIKELLSAREWAKTRELLSDTPAPDIADLLPDMDKTDRMLLFSLLPRQLAGEAFSYLESRRKDDLLKELTDEETRRLLAELSPDDRAEFFEELPGLATQRLLNLLNPRDRRQTLQLLGFPQESVGRLMSPDYVAVQAEWSIDHALRHIRKKGKDSETINVIYVVDPSWKLIDALELRRFILAPMEQTVEQIMDHNFICIKALEDREEAVRMIQHYDLVALPVVDSEGVLLGTVTVDDVLDVAEEEATEDFHRVAAVAPLKMSYRESGFWSLYRKRIGWLAALIVVNMASGHVIARHEELLISSIALSFFIPLLIATGGNAGAQSATLMVRAIATGDLRADQWLWAVGKELLVGLGLGVTLGLATWFLGFYRGGFDMAVIIFLTMTAIVLVSNLIGVGLPFLLNRLNMDPAVASSPLITTVVDFVGLTIYFSIAVRIL
- a CDS encoding DUF1287 domain-containing protein; this encodes MPVRDCFLILLLSACLLMGFGASARVQAEKNAGGTSAVRSGNDTGMSIARAARQQIGVTTTYDPAYRSIACPNGDVPAERGVCTDVLIRALRSGPGMDLQELINEDMRGNFKKYPAKWGLKAPDTNIDHRRVANLMTYFERRGYSVPISKKAADYRAGDFIACIVPPGLPHIMIVSDRKSPSGQPLIIHNIGAGTKEEDRLFEFPITGHYRIR
- a CDS encoding BrnT family toxin; the encoded protein is MISDLLLKCTGFEWDRHNSEKIKARHNVTPVECEQVFFNIPVVSGDDEKHSEKENRFYVLGQTDSGRLLFLVFTVRRDKVRIISARDMNRKERRAYQTHEEDPPVQK
- a CDS encoding M23 family metallopeptidase; translation: MRILCAPILFLITIFCLVAGAAEISHVFPVQPAKSASFKRGGHGYPGIDIFAKKGTAFVSPVPGTVEDVQETDLWEKTRDPAMKGGIWVSITGDDGYRYYGSHLNGIAAGITVGKRVKPGEILGYIGASGNAKHTPSHLHFGISLASRPYSYIVRRGEIEPYFFLDCLRGNRCDPRKALDDAVRKSGSR